A genomic window from Spiroplasma endosymbiont of Labia minor includes:
- the dnaB gene encoding replicative DNA helicase — protein MIENNEMTNSILLNAEAQLLSIAIHSSTAFNEISLQVKTDDFTKQANQIIYKTLFELRDENKDISLTQLADYLNYSNKLNQAGGMVYLSELSSLYYTDEGFENFVQIIFEHSLKRQLTKTVTDIKSWLDSGQSSIMQIFSQAQSSILDIKTDLLSDSMTPISVIADEVLHHIDKLRQNKEIITGVPSGFKDLDNMTAGWQNGDLIILAARPSMGKTAFALNLGFNAAIESLQQGTSKTNGIAFFSLEMPKEQLVQRIFGMQAQINSQTIRTGQVNNSSNQSIANMELMEKLANANETIKRLNIVIDDTPGMTVLQIQSKLRKMKRDYGINLCVIDYLQLISSVNGFGDNRQNEIATISRQLKKVARELNMPIICLSQLSRSVEKREDKKPIMSDLRDSGAIEQDADIIMFLYRQDYYLHDNQLVNEQSDVDETEIIIAKHRNGPTGIIKLNFNKLYGKFTNTIN, from the coding sequence ATGATTGAAAATAATGAAATGACAAATTCTATTTTATTAAATGCAGAGGCGCAATTGTTATCTATTGCAATTCACTCTTCAACAGCTTTTAATGAAATTTCTTTGCAGGTAAAAACAGATGATTTTACAAAGCAGGCTAATCAAATTATTTACAAAACATTATTTGAATTAAGAGATGAAAATAAAGATATTTCATTGACGCAATTAGCAGATTATTTAAATTATTCAAATAAATTAAATCAAGCTGGCGGAATGGTATATTTATCAGAATTATCATCTTTATACTATACAGATGAAGGATTTGAAAATTTTGTTCAAATTATTTTTGAACATTCACTTAAAAGGCAACTAACTAAAACAGTTACTGATATAAAATCATGATTAGATTCAGGTCAATCATCTATAATGCAAATTTTTTCTCAAGCTCAGTCGAGTATTTTAGATATTAAAACAGATTTATTATCAGATTCAATGACACCAATTTCTGTTATTGCAGATGAAGTACTACATCACATAGATAAATTGCGTCAGAATAAAGAAATAATAACAGGAGTTCCCTCTGGATTTAAAGATTTAGATAATATGACAGCTGGTTGACAAAATGGTGATTTAATTATTTTGGCTGCTAGACCTTCAATGGGTAAAACTGCATTTGCATTAAATTTAGGTTTTAATGCAGCAATAGAATCATTACAACAAGGAACATCAAAAACAAATGGAATTGCATTTTTTTCTTTAGAAATGCCAAAAGAACAATTAGTTCAACGTATATTTGGTATGCAAGCACAAATTAATTCTCAAACTATTAGAACCGGACAAGTTAATAATAGTAGCAACCAATCAATTGCAAATATGGAATTGATGGAAAAATTGGCTAATGCTAATGAAACAATCAAACGTTTAAACATCGTAATAGATGACACACCGGGAATGACGGTCTTACAAATTCAATCAAAGTTAAGAAAAATGAAACGTGATTATGGCATTAATTTATGTGTAATAGATTATTTACAATTAATTTCTTCTGTGAATGGTTTTGGTGATAACAGGCAAAATGAAATTGCAACAATTTCAAGACAATTAAAAAAGGTAGCCAGAGAATTAAATATGCCAATAATTTGTTTATCACAATTATCTCGTTCTGTTGAAAAACGTGAAGATAAAAAACCTATTATGTCTGATCTTCGTGATTCTGGTGCTATAGAACAAGATGCAGATATTATTATGTTTTTGTATCGACAAGATTACTATCTACACGATAACCAATTAGTTAATGAACAATCAGATGTTGATGAAACAGAAATAATTATCGCAAAACATCGTAATGGGCCAACAGGAATTATTAAATTGAATTTTAATAAATTATATGGAAAATTTACAAATACAATAAATTAA
- the rplI gene encoding 50S ribosomal protein L9, translating to MKVIFLKDVKGKGKKHEVKNVTDGYAKNYLIPNGLVEIASRDSINQNVREINHEKETENKLRDELLNLKTQIESIKDFKFILKIKDNKPFGSVSLKQIEEKLHTKNHLMQIDKRKFINANNLNKIGTYYLNYKLDHDIIARLTVIVEGEQ from the coding sequence ATGAAAGTTATATTTTTAAAAGATGTTAAAGGTAAAGGGAAGAAACATGAAGTTAAAAATGTTACTGATGGTTATGCAAAAAATTATTTAATACCAAATGGTTTAGTTGAAATAGCTTCACGTGATAGCATAAATCAAAATGTTCGTGAAATTAATCACGAAAAAGAAACTGAAAATAAACTACGTGATGAATTATTAAATTTAAAAACTCAAATAGAATCAATAAAAGATTTTAAATTTATTTTAAAAATTAAAGATAATAAACCATTTGGATCTGTTTCTTTAAAACAAATAGAAGAAAAATTGCACACAAAAAATCATTTGATGCAAATTGATAAACGTAAATTTATTAATGCAAATAATTTAAATAAGATAGGTACATATTATTTGAACTATAAATTAGACCATGATATTATTGCGCGATTGACAGTAATTGTAGAAGGTGAACAATAG